The Bacteroidales bacterium genome has a segment encoding these proteins:
- a CDS encoding hydrogenase maturation protease — protein sequence MSNPRILIYGYGNPGRQDDGLGVFLAEEVEKWARENHLDHIRTETNYQLNIEDAAEIHDADIVIFADASLATEESFRLEKLQPSPRVEFTMHAVDPAFILYLCDTVYGTIPEAYVLHLKGDSYEMYEGLTAKGQKVLKEAFGWICSFLTSKSIPE from the coding sequence TGAGCAATCCGCGTATTCTGATCTATGGATATGGCAACCCGGGCCGTCAGGATGACGGCCTGGGTGTTTTTTTGGCCGAAGAAGTAGAAAAATGGGCAAGGGAAAACCATCTGGATCATATCAGAACGGAAACCAATTACCAGCTTAACATAGAGGATGCAGCTGAAATTCATGATGCTGACATTGTGATTTTTGCCGACGCATCCCTTGCCACCGAAGAATCGTTCCGGCTGGAAAAGCTTCAGCCCTCCCCCAGGGTAGAATTTACTATGCATGCGGTTGACCCGGCTTTCATTCTTTATTTGTGCGATACGGTTTACGGCACTATTCCGGAAGCTTATGTGCTTCACCTGAAGGGTGACTCATACGAAATGTACGAAGGCCTGACTGCCAAAGGACAAAAGGTTTTAAAGGAAGCCTTTGGCTGGATCTGTTCCTTCCTGACCAGCAAATCAATTCCTGAATAA